From Primulina tabacum isolate GXHZ01 chromosome 2, ASM2559414v2, whole genome shotgun sequence, one genomic window encodes:
- the LOC142530635 gene encoding uncharacterized protein LOC142530635 yields MNSVFSEEILSDKLSKLNSTQQCIETLSHWCIFHRSKAEQVVATWDKQFHSSEIAQKVPLLYLANDILQNSKRRGTEFVTEFWKVLPSAIKEVENKGDDRGKNVVSRLVGIWEERRVFGSRAQNLRDTMLSVELPQPLELGKKRSRSVRIVKRDSRSIRTKLSVGGTTEKIVSAFHLVQSECAKEDEEMNKCKSAIHHVRKMENDVNIALTKARDPSRKTLAKELEEEEARLKQCIEKLKVVEANRLALVSQLRDALHEQESELENVRTQMQVAEAQVEEAASVRKKLEEDRVFSNKPSAPSSFANAKQEQMTKKSAAAIAAEVADKLTASSSSQDIMISALSSLAAEEAKNAALMNSLASSTPFSTAFNSSSIPKSISDHNLPAQPNPQNSPYQSFMPQASIQGQISNTPALYHSTLNPPPVQYLQPSARNIISYEYGNLPPLPPPPVLPSYMVSPMVSLNQNKMQMAQQETHSVLQPSTLSMQQPMPLPQQLPAPMNFRPLAPGQSPGVLYYTHPYQSH; encoded by the exons ATGAACAGTGTGTTCAGTGAAGAAATTCTTTCCGACAAGCTTTCTAAGCTCAACAGCACTCAGCAGTGCATTGAAA CATTGTCGCACTGGTGCATCTTTCATCGTAGCAAAGCGGAACAGGTTGTTGCAACATGGGATAAACAGTTTCATAGTTCAGAAATAGCTCAAAAAGTTCCTCTTCTGTACCTTGCAAATGACATTCTGCAGAACAGCAAGCGAAGAGGGACTGAATTCGTTACTGAGTTTTGGAAGGTGCTTCCTTCAGCAATCAAAGAGGTTGAAAACAAAGGTGATGATCGTGGAAAGAATGTGGTATCTCGATTG GTTGGCATATGGGAAGAAAGGAGAGTCTTTGGTTCCCGAGCTCAAAACCTTAGAGACACAATGCTTAGTGTGGAATTGCCTCAACCATTGGAGCTTGGCAAAAAGCGTTCTCGTTCAGTCCGAATAGTTAAAAGGGATTCACGGTCTATAAGAACT AAACTGAGTGTAGGCGGCACTACAGAAAAAATAGTGTCTGCTTTTCACTTGGTGCAAAGTGAATGTGCCAAAGAAGATGAGGAAATGAATAAATGCAAATCTGCAATTCATCATGTCAGAAAGATGGAAAATGATGTTAACATTGCTTTGACGAAGG CTAGGGATCCATCGAGGAAGACTCTTGCCAAGGAATTGGAAGAGGAAGAAGCTCGTTTGAAACAGTGCATCGAAAAACTTAAAGTTGTGGAAGCAAATAGGCTGGCACTTGTGTCTCAACTACGTGATGCACTGCACGAGCAG GAATCTGAGCTAGAGAATGTCCGGACACAGATGCAG GTTGCGGAAGCTCAGGTCGAAGAAGCTGCAAGCGTGCGAAAGAAATTGGAAGAAGATCGGGTGTTCTCGAACAAACCATCTGCCCCATCATCTTTTGCCAATGCAAAACAAGAGCAAATGACAAAAAAATCTGCAGCGGCAATTGCAGCCGAGGTTGCGGACAAGCTTACAGCTTCAAGCTCTTCCCAGGACATTATGATATCTGCCCTTTCTTCCTTAGCAGCCGAAGAAGCTAAAAACGCTGCACTGATGAATTCTTTAGCCTCATCAACTCCTTTCTCGACGGCATTCAACAGTTCCTCAATACCAAAATCCATTTCAGATCATAACTTGCCAGCACAACCAAATCCTCAGAACAGCCCTTATCAATCATTTATGCCGCAGGCCTCAATTCAAGGCCAAATTTCCAACACACCAGCTCTCTATCATTCTACCCTGAACCCACCCCCGGTTCAGTATTTGCAACCATCTGCTAGAAATATAATCTCCTACGAGTATGGTAATCTTCCTCCTCTGCCACCTCCACCTGTACTTCCGTCTTACATGGTTAGCCCAATGGTGTCGTTGAACCAAAACAAAATGCAGATGGCTCAGCAGGAAACACATAGTGTCCTTCAGCCATCAACATTATCTATGCAGCAGCCAATGCCATTGCCTCAGCAACTTCCTGCACCTATGAATTTTCGCCCTTTGGCTCCAGGTCAGTCTCCAGGAGTTTTGTACTATACACACCCCTATCAGTCACATTGA